GTCAACCTCATTCATCAGCATCATCAAACTGGCCAGCCTCAGTCATTCTAACTGGTGGCGTAAAAGCAAGGCAAGCTGCATGGTGACAGCCTGGGTTGTAAAATGAATCCTCTCGCCATGAGTATGAGGccaaaagattattttcctgAAAGCTTCCACAGTGGAGATCACCAGCATCTAAAGAAGATCAAAGAAAAGATTTAAACCATGGGAAATACTTAGAAAACTAGTGGCACAGTGTAGCAGATTATTTTGCAGGTCTACAGCGTCTTCCAGTTAACTATTTCAATTGAATCTGTCAGCAGTCATGAATTAGGCCTGCAAACAAAGCTGAATTTGGCAATGTCTTCATTTTAAGGAAGGTTCTTGCCACAGAGACAAAACAGTTTTCCAAAAAGCTCAATGATATATTTGGATTCAGAACATCTGACACCAGCTCGTAAAATGCATGCAGGTCTGCTACGTTTTCTCCACGCATAAAAAACTCATGAAGCCACTACTTttatttcccctcccccttcctgCTGTCTCCATAACCACATCCCAATTAGAAGCCCTCCAAACCCTTTAAGAACTGGGTCACTGGACAGAATGCTAGGGTGGGGTCCTGTAAAAGCTAGCTCTGAACAACATTTCCACTAGGCTAGAATTAAGCCTAATAAGCCTGTTATTTAACCAACCTAGCACAAAAGTAGGGCAAAGTCCTTTAACAGAAGCAAAAGATTTCTAGCCAACAGACACTGAAAGGACTGAGCAAATGAAAAGTCCAGAGCATGGGGCAGCGGAGGACCCAACACAGTATATCCATGTGTCAGCCTTCCAGTAGCACTGCCAAACAAACCATCAAAACAAGCTTTTTttataagtttttaaaaagtcataaaatGAATGACCGAGCACATTTTTTATTTGCAGCAGTTAACAACTCAGACACTTGTACTCAGTATCCTTCACAAGCAccttcccaattttctcccccatcccactggatggggggggggggggggggcggggagtgagtgagcggctgcacgatgcttagttgctggctggggttaaaccacgacaaccccATAATTACAACTTCCTTAATTTGTGAGGATTTGAAGAGCATAGGCTACAGGTACGGATGAGTTAgttaaagaaaggaagggaacTTGTGACagttccagtaaaaaaaaaaaaaaatattcaaaacattcCATAAATTTGAGTAGATGAGAGATGAAAAGGAAAACCCAGAATGGCAAAGAGGGAAATGGTCTTTTTCTCAGATTACCCAGTGTGAAAAACCACTActgtatttccattttacagTCAGAATGATTTTATAGGAAGGCTGCAAAAACTTTCCCACTTCCCTCTGTTATCAAACAATAGAACTGGAGTACAGCAGCCATTTatggaattaaaataaacagagaatTGATATTTCCTAAGCAAAGAAAGGAGTGTTTGTATTAATTACCAAAGATACgcattaatgagaaaaaaatggaaatggtaCTATTCTGTGACCACAAAGACACAGCAGGTTATCAGCCACTGCTCACTAAACTCCATCCACTTGTTCTGTCCTAACATACAGCTTAGCAAATGGAAGACTGAGACTCTCAGTTCAATGCACAAGTCACTGTAAAACAGTTTACAAATTGGAGGATTAATACAACTCTAAATATGTGGATGAAACTGCTCCTATCCATTGCCACTTATGTCCATGGGACTGATGACATGCACAACTAGTTAAGAGGACCAAGCttcaaaaaaaacaccaaacaaaaaacctaccacaaaaaaagcccccaaaacaacaacaaacccaaacaaaaaaaacactacagcaaaagcaacaaaaaaccatACTCAGAGACTGACTACTTGTACTGCTCCCCTCCAAAGAACTCCATGCTGTAGAGGGACATTATGGCGTACAGTCTGGATGAATTTtcttggaggaaaggaaaaaacccttttACACAAAAAAAGTTACACTCCTGCACTCCATGtacctttcttttctgcttcagaatAACAAAGATACATTACTGAGACCTAGCTTCTCCAGAGAAACTTGATACACGCATACAATTCTTCTCCTTACCATTTCACTTCCTAAGAATTAAATTGCTCAAGCAAGAGTTCCATGTGAACTTCACAACGCTGCCTTTAAATCCTTTATTTGACAACAAAATTATGCATTACAAATCTATGAGGTCaatgacaagaaaaaatattgcttCCCAAAATAGAACATAGAGTTATTTAAGCACATTTTCCTGCAAAGCACCTACCTCAAATCACATACTAACCAAAACTCAAATGAAACACAAATAAATTTGTACTCACCGTAAGGATTACATTCAGAGTCCTCCAATTCTTTATCCCAGTCCTCCACCTCGTACACAGAAACAGTTTGCTGCTCTGGAAAAGTTACAGTCTCAGGCATACTGCAGACTTCACCACCCAAGTCCTCCAGGTCAGGACATATATCAACACAGTCAACAGGAGAACCACTGACATCGTTTTCATTGTGAGAGGTGTCAGAGAATTCACTTTCTTCAGACTCACCATCAAGAACATTTGGAATATTCTTCCGCAAACATtctaaaaacaacagaaagagccAACAGACATATTTAGGAATTAAAGAGGAACAATTAAATGGTTAGTATGCAATAATTCAGCCAGGTGTATGAATGCACTTCATGACTACTAATCTAATTATAATACATGCAATTCCTTACATAAGTAGTATCGCTACAGTGTTGTTTCAGGTTTCAGATGCTTGGGAACATTGGACATAGGCTTGCATCACAACACTAGCCCAAGTCAGGATTTTCCACAGACTCTTGTTGGAAAATAACTCTTTAAACTAGGGCATAGGACCCAGCAGTCTTGTTTCACCACATTCACCTGTTGGTATTTATAAAAAATAGGTATGTTGAAAAACCAACactctagttaaaaaaaaaaaaaggaaaaggatttttttttgtagtattgATTAATTACTCTTGCATCTAGGCATACACAAATATCCACATGGAAATAATTCAGTGCAGTAACTGAAGAGACATTGCCCATACATCACCAAAGAGTTTTAAGTCTATTTCCTCAAGCAGAGCGTAAGTTTCATTACTCActgtctgctttgttttgctctAATATTTTAGGCTTACCTTTCCTGGGTTTCCAGGTCATAGTTTCTCTCTTATTAGGAAGCTGTTCCTCCTCAAAGCTTGTGGACTCAATGGCAGCAGCCATCACCTACAAGACAGTTTCAAAGAACCCAGTAGCACCTTTCATTGATTTCTCCAATGAGGCTCACACAACTTCTACTGCAGTTGAGTGTTTCTGAGCCCTTGAGCCTGACCGGTTTGTTTGTTCCCTTGATGAATCAGAGGTTTTAAACCAGACAGGCTTTCACTTCAGCAAGCAAATGTGCTGAGGGATGGCTCATCCTGCTGCTGCCATCAGTCAGCCCAGGTGGCAGCCAACACAGAACAGCCTGTCTCCTCACTCACAGCTATAATCCTGCTGCCACCCTGTGTTTTGGGAACAGATCCCAAAACTGACTCAAAATGCACCTGTTTGGGAAGAGCAGCAGTCTCTGAAAGCTGCAGAGGTAACGAAGATACAAGGCGTGGAACGAGCACAAGCACCAAAGGCTACGATCCAGCTACCCTGGGGGAGCCGATGTGCCAAGGAGACAGAGGGCCAGACCCTGAGGAGCTGGAGAAAGATGGCAGCTGGGCCGCTGAGGTGCAGAGGGCAACAACCTCAACTGGCTTGATGGTCcccaaagggagaagaaaggaaaggcgGGTTCTCTCTGCTACTTCCACGACAACAAAGGTACATCTCGCTGAAGGACAGCCCCGGCCCAGGGCGGTGGGTGCGGGAAGCCGGGCTCCCAAGTCCTCACAGAGCCCGACCCCGGCACGCCTGAGGCCGGGCCTGCTGCCGGGAGGGGCCTGGCAGGGCTCGCCGCCGGCGAACGAGGGCAGAGCGCCTCATACTTCGGGCAAACCCGCAGCGGCGGGCCCCTCACGCCTCCGCCGCCCGCCAGGGCCGTGCGGGGGAAGCGAGCCTGCCCGACCCCCGCTTCCCGCCCCGCAGGAGCCCACCACACCTGCCGAGGCGGCGGTGCCCCCGACCGCGCCGTGCCTCTACCGGCCGGCGTTGAGGGAGGGTCCGGGGGAGGCGCCGCCGTGAAGAgacgtccgtctgtccgtccccGCCCGCCTTCCCGCCCTGCCGGAGACCGCTCGTCTCCGCAGCGCCGGCAGCAGCAGCGCCTGCGCCCGAGGCAGCCAGCGGCCACGGGCACCGTCAGGCGGGCGGTCTCCGAGGAAGGGCGGCCGCGGCCGAACCCGGTGAAAGTAATGGCTGTGCCCGGCAGCGGCTGACCGAGCAGCTCGGTGCCACACCGGCCGTGAAAGAGGCTGGGAACGAGGGGCCGCGGGGCGAGCGGCGGCTTCCCGCGCTTCCACATCCCTCCCCGCCCGCAGAGACCACCGCTACCTCTACTTTGTGAACGCATAATGCGTGGTTTGTTTCGTTGCTACCGGGAATTGGGCCCAGTGAGAGAGGGAAGCAGTCTTTGAGGGCAGAAACAAGCCATTAGAGCAACtggagaaaaaaggcagagaaatacaGATGTAAGAGCTGTAAGAAAACACCTTTACGGTCATAAAGTTGTAAATAAAGTATCAATACCTCTTCAGGCTCTGTGGCTTTTTAATCTTGGCAAAAGATAACCATCTCCTTCAGGCCTCGTGCTTGCAGCGTGCTCAGAGAAAGCATTAAGAGATGGGAAACACCTGTACTGAACGGATCTGGTAAGTGCTCCACAAACAGGTGTCGGCTAAATGTGCTTTTAGTAAATGGGTTTTATCACTCAAAGGTGCTGCAGGTAGTGAAGTGATTGGCAAAGTTCTGCAAGGAAGCCGAACAAGTGAAGAAAAAGGGCCTGCTTTCAGAAACGGTGGAGTTATCAGCTTTgctggacttaaaaaaaaacacaatacaaaccaaaaccacaaacaaaaatcccccaaacccaaactttgcacttaaaagcttttttgttgtgCAACCAAAGAAGCAAGAGCGATTCAGGGGAGGGACTAACATAATGACAAAGCAGAATGTGCTTCAGCTGCCACAGAAGGAGCAATCTTAACTGGTTGTTGCTCCAAACCCTGTTTCCAGCTAGTCAAAAGTTACTGGAATTTGTTGCTTGGGAGGAGCTGCAGTTTCTACTTGTGTGAAAAATGTTAAAGAAGTATTGCTCTGTATTACATCGCCATTCAGTAACTGGGAAATTAGATAAAGGAACTATTGCTACACATTCATGTACTTTCCCTAGGTATCCTCTATTGGTCTGAGGATAGCATTCATGCTGATTTAATAGGTTTGACAAAGGAAAATGCAGCTCTGCCAACAGCCAAGGACAGCACTGTCTCAAAAAACTGTTACCCGTTTTTCAGGCACTGTCGACAAAAAGTTGAAGTGTAGATCACTGTCCCATCAGTGACATTTGTAACGGATTTCACCTCCCCTCTATATTTCATAGTCACTCTCAGAATTACAGCTTAGGATGCAAACACTGATGCAAGGTGGTTGCAGAGGTTGTTTTTGAAAACAGGATTACAGATGACTTCAAGGCTACAAAACAATAAATACCATAATTTTACAGATTGTTTCACTAGTGTTCCACTTTTCATTATTCAACTTAGTAAGATATGAAGATCTCCCACGTGTAGTTtccatgttttggggttttttttttgcatttatgtgCTGTAATGCGAGCTTCCCAGAGTGTAAAAGCTGATGATGCATTATGACTATTCCATCTGAATGCTTAGGCAGAAGGAAGAGTTTGCTCTCAGAAGTCTCAATGAAGAACACCCTCAGatgtctttgctttctcctctaaCTGTGCACTTGAACTTGCCACCAGCAGAAGAAACACTAGAAACAACTGTCATGGGGcagatgaatattttttttttttcacatatgcAAGAATGTAAAGAAGGTACACTTTAATAGGATCCAGGAACATAATTCAAATAACAAATTCAAACAACAAATTCAAATaacaaagaagttaaaaaaaaattatgcagtcATGTTTTAACTATTTAACTATAGTTTTTCATAAATGTCCAGTTTGCAATAACGTGTATTTTGAAACAAAGTCTTCCACCAGGTCTCCCTGCAACATCTTCATAGCTCGCCAGTGAATGCTCCCACAGTTTTCTGGTTTACCTTGGGGATGATTTAGCTCCTCTTTGATATAATCCAGCCAgagatctttaaaagaaaaatagaagttcTGGTTAGATTTTCATTGGATATTACCTAACATACATACCAAACCTCATCTAGAAACTCTCTTTTTTAAGTGTCCTTGATGTTAACACAATGAGATTTACTTTGTGAAACTACAAATCCCTGCCCCTTGAGTACCAAAACCCTGGCTTCTATTCCCAGCTGGAACAGTGATGTCTGAAGAAATAATGCAGCAGTAATTGAGCTGTTTACTTTCTTAAAAGGAACACCGCAGAAATCTTGATTATAAAAACATAGctccattgtcctggttttggctggtatagagttaattttctttctagtagctggtacagtgttgttTTGGGTTCACTATGAGagtaacattgataacacactgatgttttcagttgttgctaagtaatgtttatactaagtgaaggatttttcagcttctcatgcccagccagcaagaaggctggaggggcaccagaagttgggaggggacacagccaggacagctgaccccaactggccacagggatattccataccatgtgatgtcaagcccagtatataaactggggggagttggcctggggggtggatcactgctcaggaactaactgggcatcggttggcaagtggtgggtaattgcattgtgcatcacttgtttttgttcccttctgtcctattaaactgttcttatctcaacccacaagttttacttttttttccccaattctctcccactgggtgagggggaaatgagcaagcggctgcatggtgcttagttgcttgctggggttaaatcacaacatcCATACTGTTCACAAATCCAAATTAAAGGTGATACACATCTCTTATGCCAGCCAGTGTCAAAATCTTATTTGCTAGTAGTTCTGCTGAAGCCATCCCACTGCGAACAACGACCCTGGACTGAAAGTGAAGGGTTGCTGCAGAGTGTCATGCACTTAATGGCACAGAAGAAATAAGCTCCACTCTGCACGACAGCAATCACAAGGGAAGAACAAACAGCTACCTTTTGAAATGGATGGAAATAAAAGAGGCAGCactgaatgaatgaataaataa
This window of the Accipiter gentilis chromosome 10, bAccGen1.1, whole genome shotgun sequence genome carries:
- the COPRS gene encoding coordinator of PRMT5 and differentiation stimulator is translated as MWKRGKPPLAPRPLVPSLFHGRCGTELLGQPLPGTAITFTGFGRGRPSSETARLTVPVAAGCLGRRRCCCRRCGDERSPAGREGGRGRTDGRLFTAAPPPDPPSTPAGRGTARSGAPPPRQVMAAAIESTSFEEEQLPNKRETMTWKPRKECLRKNIPNVLDGESEESEFSDTSHNENDVSGSPVDCVDICPDLEDLGGEVCSMPETVTFPEQQTVSVYEVEDWDKELEDSECNPYDAGDLHCGSFQENNLLASYSWREDSFYNPGCHHAACLAFTPPVRMTEAGQFDDADE